A section of the Deinococcus gobiensis I-0 genome encodes:
- a CDS encoding ArsR/SmtB family transcription factor, with protein MITLTVPSVLDQLKALAQDTRYDLVRHLAQGEHCVCDLEALLNLPQSKVSYHLNILKEAGLVTSEQRGKNMYYALSREPFFRLGGQLLLDLFPELPPLTHQSKSVC; from the coding sequence ATGATCACGCTGACCGTACCCTCCGTCCTCGACCAGCTCAAGGCGCTCGCGCAAGACACCCGCTATGACCTCGTCCGCCACCTCGCTCAGGGCGAGCACTGCGTCTGTGACCTAGAAGCGCTCCTGAATCTGCCCCAGTCGAAGGTTTCCTACCACCTCAACATCCTCAAAGAGGCGGGTCTGGTGACGTCCGAGCAGCGCGGCAAGAACATGTACTACGCCCTGAGCCGGGAGCCCTTCTTCCGCCTCGGGGGTCAATTGCTGCTGGATCTTTTCCCCGAGCTTCCACCCCTGACACATCAATCTAAATCGGTGTGTTAG
- a CDS encoding DUF305 domain-containing protein yields MFFLSTPRPPTEGSADVRFLRDMRAHHDQAVEMSVTLLKRATDVDVRLLAQDITLTQQAQIGQMSGWLSAWGHPVAGPRPPMQGMNRAAMGLASARDLRSLEERPIMEATRQYLLLMRAHHLGGVAMANTALNKAQSPLVRTFARNVAISQTAEVRAIDALLAARNVVPPTTPAKPADMGEMDHG; encoded by the coding sequence ATCTTTTTCCTCAGCACCCCCAGGCCTCCCACGGAAGGGAGTGCCGATGTCCGGTTCCTCCGGGACATGCGCGCGCACCATGACCAGGCGGTCGAGATGAGTGTCACGCTGCTCAAGCGCGCCACAGACGTGGACGTGCGGTTACTCGCGCAGGACATTACCCTCACTCAGCAAGCCCAAATCGGTCAGATGAGTGGGTGGCTGAGTGCCTGGGGACACCCGGTGGCGGGCCCACGACCGCCCATGCAGGGCATGAACCGCGCAGCGATGGGGCTGGCTAGCGCACGTGATCTGCGTAGTCTGGAAGAGCGTCCCATCATGGAGGCGACGCGTCAGTATCTCCTGCTGATGCGCGCCCATCATTTGGGGGGCGTGGCCATGGCGAACACGGCCCTCAACAAGGCGCAAAGCCCACTCGTGCGGACGTTCGCCCGAAATGTGGCCATCTCTCAGACAGCCGAGGTGCGTGCGATCGACGCGCTCCTGGCCGCCCGGAACGTCGTCCCACCCACCACCCCAGCCAAGCCGGCCGACATGGGGGAGATGGACCATGGCTGA
- a CDS encoding signal peptidase II, whose protein sequence is MLRASRSIWPLILTGALLTAELLIKSWATQNLPGQAPQTVVPGLLSLTYTLNQGMAWGLLDQLTLPLALLRLLVGIALMVSLARGGHPLPRSLALSFIAAGALSNATDGLTQGAVVDYLSSPFLDTLHRVLNGQNFPIFNGADVLVLAGIVLLFLTLPRTRPRGASQETL, encoded by the coding sequence ATGCTGCGGGCCTCCCGTTCAATATGGCCGCTCATCCTGACTGGCGCACTGCTTACTGCAGAACTCCTTATCAAAAGCTGGGCGACGCAAAACTTGCCGGGCCAAGCCCCGCAGACCGTCGTGCCCGGTCTACTGAGCCTGACTTACACCCTCAACCAGGGGATGGCGTGGGGACTGCTTGACCAGCTTACCCTCCCCCTGGCGCTCTTGCGCCTTCTCGTAGGTATCGCACTGATGGTCAGTCTTGCAAGGGGCGGCCATCCACTCCCGCGCTCACTTGCACTCAGTTTTATTGCCGCAGGCGCGCTGAGTAACGCCACTGATGGTCTAACTCAGGGCGCTGTCGTGGACTACCTCAGCTCCCCTTTCCTCGACACGCTACACCGCGTTTTGAATGGTCAGAACTTCCCCATCTTCAATGGCGCGGACGTGCTGGTCTTGGCTGGCATTGTCCTCTTGTTCCTCACCCTCCCCCGCACACGTCCCCGTGGGGCGTCTCAGGAGACCCTATGA
- a CDS encoding arsenate reductase ArsC produces the protein MPRVLILCTHNSARSQMAEALTRDAAHRLGVDLDVHSAGTEATRVKPDALTVMNELGLDLSTHTSKTLHDVPEAQNFDYVVTVCDSAAEACPIYPGHTLRRHYPFVDPSGGSLDRWRTVRDQLKIQFDAFVQALKEGRDVPPTYEESPAVETK, from the coding sequence ATGCCGCGTGTCCTGATTCTCTGTACCCACAACTCCGCCCGCTCCCAGATGGCCGAAGCCCTCACGCGTGACGCCGCCCATCGCCTGGGCGTCGACCTGGACGTGCACTCCGCCGGCACAGAAGCCACCCGGGTCAAGCCCGATGCCCTCACCGTTATGAATGAACTGGGTCTAGATCTCTCCACCCACACCAGCAAAACCCTCCACGATGTCCCCGAGGCGCAGAACTTCGACTACGTCGTCACGGTCTGCGATAGCGCTGCCGAAGCCTGCCCCATCTATCCCGGCCACACCCTCCGGCGGCACTATCCCTTCGTCGACCCGAGTGGCGGCAGCCTCGACCGCTGGCGGACCGTCCGCGATCAACTCAAGATCCAATTCGATGCCTTCGTTCAGGCCCTCAAAGAAGGCCGTGACGTCCCGCCTACCTACGAGGAAAGTCCAGCGGTCGAGACGAAGTAA
- a CDS encoding SCO family protein — protein MGLAGLLLYNRLNPPAPLYGSAYPPGTAAPDLRGTGENGQPLALADLKGKTVAVFFGFLHCPNYCPATLAALERVRQTLPQQQREQFVTLLVSVDPRRDTPALMKKYVKYFNASARGLIIPDTQLPKAAAGWGVGYQYVDEKDGEYQVNHTTGTYLVDRVGNRRLVWDYLQLTTNPQRVAQDVQVVLE, from the coding sequence GTGGGTCTCGCTGGACTGCTGCTGTACAACCGACTGAATCCTCCCGCACCGCTGTATGGCAGCGCGTACCCCCCTGGAACTGCTGCACCCGACCTGCGGGGAACAGGAGAGAATGGGCAGCCACTTGCGCTGGCAGATCTGAAAGGCAAGACGGTCGCCGTATTCTTCGGGTTTCTGCACTGTCCCAACTACTGTCCAGCAACCCTGGCAGCGCTGGAACGTGTGCGCCAGACGTTGCCGCAGCAACAGCGGGAACAATTCGTGACGTTGCTGGTTTCTGTCGATCCGAGAAGGGACACGCCGGCGCTGATGAAGAAGTACGTGAAGTACTTCAACGCGAGCGCTCGAGGATTGATCATCCCAGACACCCAGTTGCCAAAGGCGGCCGCCGGGTGGGGCGTGGGCTATCAGTATGTGGACGAGAAGGATGGGGAGTATCAGGTGAATCACACGACGGGCACGTATCTCGTGGATCGTGTTGGGAACCGGCGTCTGGTGTGGGATTACCTGCAGTTGACGACGAATCCGCAGCGGGTCGCGCAGGACGTTCAGGTGGTGCTGGAGTGA
- a CDS encoding ArsR/SmtB family transcription factor, which yields MTVGIARYNAGLAAVYAEDTCETSCLHPQAVAAARVALPDETSVARATILLKLMGDANRLKILSALTRGELCVCDLAAVIRLSESATSHQLRLLRIGRGVASRKEGRTVYYRLLDQHVTTLIANVLDHARE from the coding sequence GTGACGGTAGGGATCGCTCGGTACAATGCAGGGCTGGCCGCTGTTTACGCTGAGGATACCTGTGAAACGAGTTGCCTGCATCCACAGGCAGTCGCTGCAGCACGGGTGGCCCTGCCGGACGAGACCTCCGTTGCGCGCGCGACCATCCTGCTGAAACTCATGGGGGATGCCAATCGGCTGAAGATCCTGAGTGCCCTGACCAGGGGTGAACTCTGCGTGTGCGACCTGGCGGCCGTGATTCGGCTGAGCGAGAGCGCCACCAGTCACCAGTTGCGCTTGCTGCGAATAGGCCGGGGCGTCGCCTCACGGAAGGAGGGCCGGACCGTGTATTACCGGTTGCTGGATCAGCATGTGACGACGTTGATCGCCAATGTCCTTGACCATGCTCGGGAGTAG
- a CDS encoding DUF3105 domain-containing protein has product MKRWLLIPLFLTACGATTNTIDGVKTYAYEGGDHQEGRIAYKEPHPVGGAHNAQWQNCGTYTQDLYPEYAVHSLEHGAVWVTYRPDLPQSEVLALQDALDGRTHTLLSPRREQTAPIVMTAWNAQLELERTSDARVTAFIQKYEQAGTAPEAGASCSGAYRETQ; this is encoded by the coding sequence ATGAAACGATGGTTGCTTATTCCCCTGTTCCTCACCGCCTGTGGCGCCACCACTAATACGATCGACGGCGTCAAGACCTACGCCTATGAGGGTGGTGATCATCAGGAGGGACGGATCGCATACAAGGAGCCTCACCCCGTCGGTGGCGCCCATAACGCCCAGTGGCAGAACTGCGGCACGTATACCCAGGATCTGTATCCGGAGTACGCCGTGCATAGCCTGGAACATGGTGCGGTCTGGGTCACCTATCGTCCCGACCTCCCGCAGTCTGAAGTGCTCGCGCTTCAAGACGCCTTGGATGGGCGCACGCACACCCTGCTTTCGCCTCGCCGGGAACAGACTGCCCCAATCGTCATGACCGCCTGGAATGCCCAACTCGAGTTGGAGCGCACGAGCGATGCCCGCGTGACCGCCTTCATTCAGAAGTATGAGCAGGCCGGCACGGCGCCTGAGGCTGGCGCGTCCTGTAGTGGGGCGTACCGCGAAACACAATGA